The Pempheris klunzingeri isolate RE-2024b chromosome 15, fPemKlu1.hap1, whole genome shotgun sequence genome contains the following window.
TGGCCACATATATACGGAGCAGCAGAAGCAGGAGTTTGGGCTGAACTGAGCAGGACACTGTTGTGCTTTTAATTTCTACTTGGCTGGGGACAAAAGATAGATAATCCTTGTGCTACACACGTCATATGTGAAACGaagccacagacacactcaaGTGTTGACCTGTCTCTATGTTAAAGGTTTTAGATAGATACCCTATTCACCATAATGTGAAAGTGCAGTGAGGAATGTCAACAAATTCGTATTAATGTCATTAAAGAGTAACGCTGACCTCTAGTGGGTTAACTTCTCACCTTTCTGCAGTGATGTAGAGGTGTACCTGTTTGTGACCACACCCTGGTTGTGATGCAGGGTTATTCAGCCTGGTGTGAAGTTGCTCTTTAACAAACATAATACTCTGTGCCtccagaaaataaagaaatcgTTTACACACAGGGCAGGAAACCAGCTTTGTTGTCCACTCTCCACCGCTCGCTGGCCACTTTTATTATCTATTGTCAGCCAAATAGCTCTTCCAAACATTTTTCTAGCACCAAATGATGGTTTGTTGCCAAATGAAGCCTCTAGCAGAGGAGACAAATATACCAGCGGCCGTGGGCTGGTGTCACTTTTCCCACCCTGTTAACACCTGATTGATGCACAATATATCTTGGAACGATCTTCCCATCTAATGAAATTTGAGGTCACTACAGTTTCAGTCTATACCTCAATATCATCTAGTGATATTCATGCGCAGGTGAAAATAAAGCATCTATGCACTGTACCTATTTTAAATGTGAACGATCCCACAATGTGCAGAAACAACCGCCTCGTGCCCTTTGTGCCCAGCAAGACAAATTACCTCTAGCTATCTGTTCTGCCTTGGTCCACAGCGTGTACTACTGTTGAACCCACCTGAAGCATAGTATTGTCATTTAAATGTAGATATAGGCAAGGGTGATTGGAGCTAACACAACAGATCAAAAAGAGatatcacacatacagtacacttaACAAAGATCAACatagaaataaaagacaaaaatatcaaGAAATAAACCTCTTCATATGGTAACATAAGATATGGCATATACCGTAGAACTTAGCCTCATGAAACTACTCATTTGCtttgaaagaaaacatccacaAACACTAATTGTGGTGTGGTGGTGATATACTGAAGGTCTTTGTAAACATTCTCTGTTCTAGGcctctgattctgattggtcggtgGCGACGCTGCCGTTCAGCTCGCCCAGTCCCGTTTGCTCCTGGATGTCGGTCATCTCTCCGACGATGAAGGTTGGCTCCCCTCCTTTGCTGTTGGCCGAGCCGCTGTCCGGCTGCTTGGCCGCCTGGTTGGCCAGCGTGGGTTCTTCATCCAGCCTGCTGGAGATGGACCAGTAGAGGTGAGCGTCGAGTCTGGCTGCAGCCAATGAGAGCTCTCGTGCTGAGCAGGAGGGCGTGTCCACCTTTAGAGAGGGGagaattcaaattcaaatgtcCACTAGATGAAGATATGGGGCAGAGTTACATTATAGTTAAACAAGTAGTTTCACATTaggggaaatacacttattagCTTTATTCCTGAGAGTTAGATGACAATAGTACAATatttgttagcttagcttatcttagtTTAGGTTAGTGTAAAGACTGGAAACCTGGCCCTGTCTGGACTTGATTgatactgaaatgacaatgtactttatttgtttcctgtattccatttcatacacattttatttgttattattctATTTCTGCCAAACAGAACCAGAGTGACCATCTTTTAaccaaagttttttttgttgcctaaacATAATCACATATTAGAGCGTGGACGCTGTATTCCTGTTTGTGCTCTTCTCTGTATGTGTTTCctgttgtgttggtgtgtggCACTGGTCCATGCTACAGTATGTACTTGTCcctacaaaaataaacacaaaataataccTCAGCTAAAGTTCCTgcatttcccagcatgcctctcAACAACCCCAAGAGAACAAGCGTGAGAATTCAGTTGTTGGTTATGCATGTGGGTGGAGACAGGAATAGGGATAACAGCTAGAGCCGTTCCAGCTTTCCTCACCAAAAACAATTGCACGTACAGTGCATTCAATGAAAAAATGCAACTGGTGCTTTTGAACTTtagccctatttttacatatttggggttTAAAATGACTGATAGGTACAAAAGGTACAAAGGTATAAAACTTTTGAAATCCATCCGGTAGATTGGTcaaccagacttcattgacataaacagtaattttacatggaaGTTGTTGGTTTACCGCagtcttgatcagttagtttgtttgtgttaatgtgtgactttggtgttttaacgggttagttcagatccaacacaataacacaaacaaaataactgattgaagcagcagtagaccagtcACTCCTGTGTTCAGTGAAGCAAAATTACTGCCTTTGTAAAAAGaatctggtgggtttgaatagcacGATACAAAGGATGTTTCTGGTCAATCAAAAAGGATCTTGCCGGTCTATCTCTGTGGAGATCCTTTTGGTAATGTTGACAGACACTTTGAGacaagtttttgtacctaccaatCATATCGAATCATAAACATGTACAAATAgagctcaggtttaaaaataatgGAGTAATTCTATAACAGCAAATACGTGTTTTAGcaaattttctttaaaaagtccGTAGCTGCTCTCTCAggtttataaacaggttttttattttattattcatttagttattttattcaaTACGAGGCAgctccaaataaaaaaaaaaacccatattAGCCTTTGGTTTCTCCTGATCACTCCAGCTTTGAAAGACGTTACCTCAAATGTGTGATGAAAGGCTCCATAGTCAATGTCAAAGAAGCCTTCTGCCAGTAACATCATCGGGCTAAACCGGTGACCCCACAACACCTCCTCCGCTAGATAGGAGCTCCTCGCCTGGCACGTCAtccctgcacacacaagcaACACAGGCATACGGTTGAGCATTTGTTCAGGCGATTGtgatacacacaaagacataaatAGGATTGCCTGTGCTAAAGCACCACACTTAAGAGTGGCAGAGATGATTCATTTACCCATTTAGTCAAAAAAAATTTTATGGAAATGCTGTCTGTACATGAATATTCTCTGTAGCCCAGTTATGACTGTCAGCGACGTCTTTCTAACCCTCCTCAGCACTAAGGGGATCAATATTTGGAGTGGGCAGAGAGGCCACCTTTACCTCACGGAGACGCTTCATGAATAGCTCTGATACACTGAATACCTGCCAAACAGCGAGGATCAGTTGAGTATCCATCCTCTCAGAATGTATTTGACATAAAGCAATAAGAGAAGGGGATAAAGAAAAGTAGATAAACACGACCCATCCAAATCCCTCCAAGGTACAAGTAATGGGATACTTACTCCTGCCAGACTCTGTTTATATCTGTTTGGATTTTATAGTTTTCAGACAGTGAGACAAGAATAAGTCACAACCATGACTATAACATCAGTGTCAAATTCTGCTTCTTTTCCTACTCAATATTCGGTAAATCCGAACCTCGAAAGGTTTCGATACATTTGGTGAGAAAAAAGACGCTGTTTTGAGTTTTGAGCTTCCGATATGAAAActggaaatgtgtttgaatCCTAAGCCGCAGCAACTAAAACACGACACATGCACGTCactaaaatcacatttcagGCTTTTAACGAATGATTTTTAAGTGTGACTAAAGACAAGTTTGTCCACGAGGCGTCAGTGCCTTGCTCACGGGCAGATGAGTGTTCACTGGCACGCACTGGCTGACGTGGGGATGGATACGGTTGTGGACAGTCTCTCTGCCTGCTAAGACAGCCTGGCGCATGTGATGTAACATTTTTAATCTTCTCTCAATAAAAAAgaatgtaacattttaaaagactgATCCTCGAGTTAACAGTTAAGAGATGAGAACAAACAGTATGAGAACATCCCTTCAGAAACATCTCGCTCCAGCGATTTCTCTCCTGTTTTGCTCCCTGTTACATAACACTTTGACTTATACACgtatatttaaatacatatgTATATTTCTGCCATATTCATAACACTGTAAAGCTCTAAAAGCTTCCTGAAAGACAgtgaagagacaaaacaacagcagatcTCAGACATCCTGGAAGGGGAATTCATTTTCTAATGGACAGTATTGGAGAGGGTTTACTTTCTGTAAACCAGTGGTGATATTCCTGTAATATCAGACAATTGCATGCATCTGCAAGATTAATCTCCTAATGCTCTGTTCTTGTTGTTGCAGCAAAACATGCATTTACAACACAGAGGCCATTAGAACTCTACAGTCAAATTGAATTGCAGGGTATTTATTTCCCATTCAATACAGTGCTGTTATTATGTTTTGTAACAGTCttatcattttaaatcacaaaaaatcGCCCTCAACGAATCATGTAAAACCTTTGAGTAATAGAATATTGTTGATGGTATTGTTTATATAACCTgtaatttaatacatttcaaacGGTAATTATCATCAGCTCACTATAGCTGCACTTATTTTTGTCACTCTTTCCAGTGGCTAACCATGGATTCATTCACTGCATGATGATTTTTTGcccacattttcatttcatatgcAAACATGTACATAAATTCCTGCTCAGTCatttttatgttgcattttttgattgttttttttttccatcttgaGCCACgctacatttttgttgtttgcatTACTTCATGCATCATTATATTTAACCCTTTTCTCACCAGTTGCCTCCACCATTCCCTCCAGGATGACCACGATCTCAAAGTCCTCCTTCTCCAGCTGGGCCTGAGACATGTCCCAGAAGGGTGAATGTGTGTCGATCTCATGGGAGATCACCAGCGGCGAGACCAGGAAGAGACGATCGTCGCCTGTCTCGAAGCCCACGCTGATGTCTGTCTGGTCCAGCGGGATGAACTCACCTGACGGAGACAACAAAACGGGAGGTGAGgaaaaggaggggaggagaccGAGTTTAGATGGGAGATTTCCTTTAATGATTACCACAACGATTGTATCAAAGTTAAAAGGAAGATCCTCCTGTTTGGATCATAACAGCATAATCACAGGCTGCTCGATCATTCTTGATTATCTAAAAGCAGTTGAGTACAAAATTCTGCTTTTAAAGGGAAATAACGTTTTAAAAATCGACTAATTTGAAGAAACAAGACTTCTCATAAATAAGCTGTAGGTCATTTGCAGTTGTAGTAGAGGTATTGTAGTTGTCATAGTGGAAACAGTACTAATCGTATAAGTTGTAGCAGCAGATGTGGTGTAGTAGTAGCAGGGATTGATACCAAAACCCCTGTATTCAACAGACCGTAGGACTGAAGAGCTCCAAAGTTACCTGTTTTATTGGTACTATTAGCGTTTTGGTGTAATTTATTATCACGCTGCAGCCTCTCCCCTGCTTTCTGTGTCGGGGATGAActcctccactcacacacacacacacacacacaccttgtaaAATTAGCTGCTGGCTGAGACAAACCAGCCGTAGCTGCAGGCTGTGAatcacctcagcagcagagggagcaggacAGAGGACTGAAGCTGTCTGTGCTCTTTAGTCTTCCTAAATTATAGTTTGTTTCCAGTGATaaatacaatttattttatttacattcaaGATTTGTTTCCAGTGAGGTATTATTGAGTTTATTAGGTGACTCTGACATTGACTGTGACATTTAGTTATATTCAAAATGTTCAACTCTAACCCTGATCTGAATTTATTCTTctttaaaacaatatattttaaaaaacagatttagtgATGAGAAAGAACTGATACGAGTATCAATAAGGAACTGAACCATCGATGTGAGTAGTATTATCAATAGAATCCTAATGATACCCATCCCTATGTGGTGGCCTTCGTAGCAGCCTCACCTTCCTGAGTCTGTTTGGACTTGATGAGCTTGGCCCTCATGTTGGCCCCGACGATGTGGGAGCTCCGAAGGTCGCCCACCCTGAACATCAGACAGAGCTTGTCGTCTCTCAAAGAGATGACGGCGTGTTTGGAGAACACCAGCGTCTCGGCCCGTTTGTTGGGCTGCGAGATCTTCACGAACATACAGCCGACCTGCacggagaggagggaggggacggtgacggggggggggggaggaagcaAGGCGGACAGAGCGGGTGCAAAAGGCTCAGATAGTTTCAGTAAGCTTTCCTGTTATCGCAGAGgtttactgaaaaataaataaatagatgataaaTCCCTTTCCATAATTAACACCGGCATTCATTCAGTAACATTCATCATGAGCGCTGAAGAAGATTGTTCGTTTTTATTCAGTAGAACTTGCTATTTCTGGTTTCAGTGTTTAAAAACAGTAGTGACACTTAGATTAACCTCTGACCtcaatcatttttaatatgCATAGAAAAGCAGCCCACATTTCCATCCATTGCTAATATGGCTTGTTGCCAGTTCGCAGTCATGCATAAACATGATCCTGCTTGGACATCAGTGTATGGATTCGTCCTCATCAAAAGAATGCTTACTTagtgggggggggagggggggtctaGCTTCATCAGCACTTTCAAagtaaatattctttttcaGGAAGCACACCATCTGCACTGAATTAGTGCCATTTCATCTGCTGACTTAAACTAATCACTTCTGATTAAAATGTAAGTATATTCATATACACGCTTGCCTTGTCCATGAACGTTGGTTGTTattgtgagaaagagaggagggactCACACCAAGTACATCCTTATCCAAGGACTGAGAAAGCTACAGACAGGCGTTTCTTATAGTATTTTCTGAACTCAGAAGTACAAAACTATGTTGTACTAAATGAAGATGAGACTTCTGGTCTTCTGTATCTCAGTGTTTGGTTCCTACTAACTTGATAGtggttatttattttaaattactgaagagtgaagaggaaggaggagaagaaaatcaACCATGACGCTGCACTGTATTCATGCATACATTGTTCTCTCCACGGCTCAGACAGTATTTACATGTgcttttctatttgttttagCTTACTTAGGTTCCAGTTTGCCAAATCAGATCATTTGAacatgtgctttttatttttctgtaacCAGCCTGCAAAATATTCTGAATCTGACCGTTTTAGCCATGACTAACTACCAGTGATTTGTACATTTCTCAGCTCACCATGAAGGCGTTGACCATTGAGCCCAGTATagcttgcagcagcagcagcatggtgCCCACTGGACACTGGTCGGTGATGACGCGGTGGCCGTAGCCAATGGTGGTCTCTGTCTCgatggagaagaggaaggcCGAGATGAAGCCGTTGACATTGTTGACGCACGGCGTCCACGTTTCATCCTCCAGATGGTCCAGATCACCCCTTGGGAAGAAAAGAAGggcgtgtgaatgtgtgagaaaaGGGATGGGGGGAGGTGACAAAGTGGGTGTCAAGAGGAAAAAATAGACAGAGAGCGAGATGATTTATATCTTTAGAACGGAGGTGCAGAAATACGACAACTTATCTTTTCCTTTATGTTTGCATTTACCTCCTTTTCAACTAATTCTGATAATGGATGAAATGTAATCTTCATATTAACCATAATGATTAACCTAACATTCATGCAGCCCCTTTTTCTCGATGCTGCAAAAACTTTTTCCATCATATTTCATCACATATGCAGCATCTTTTACTATATGAGGTTTTTTCAGTCCTGTTCCACAAAGAGTCTGCAGATTTTCCGTCAATCTGTTCACTACACAGGCTAATGCCCCTGATTAACACAGCTccagccagaggaggagagctAATTAATGAAAGTGGTGTTAAGTAATTTATATAATCTATGACTTTTATTGACCTGTGTTGGTGACCAAGGAATTGCAGCAACACCGACAGCTCTCTGGCACCGCCTAAGGTGGCCTGTAATTGATATAAAGAGGTCACTATTTTACGAGACAAATACGTTAGCTAATTAGAGCGGGGATCCAGCAGACACATCTTGTGAGGAGGTAACACATCATGAAGACATACGCCGTAATATTAATACTGCTTTGTCATCTGTTTTTTCGGCTGAAAAAGTTTTAGCCTTCGTTGCAGAAATGTCTGGCAACATTGGTCGCTCACCCTCAGCATCGCCCTCCATCTTTGAATAGTTAGCCTCATGATGATTTCTTTAGAGGAATAGTTTGAAATTTTTgcgaaatgtgtttttttaaatgtttattatgtttttctcctgctgtagaaaatggatggagggatggatggatgatgttttcactttcttaccaagagtttgatgagaagatcaataccacgTATTCTTAGCTTAACACAAGGACAGGAAACATGGAAGCTTGCCTTCCCTGGTTCAGCTGCCAGCACCTTTAATGatcactaattaacatgctgCACTTGACCATCTCCATCTCCAATctgaagcttcatatttactgttcaGACCATTGACTGTATGAAGAacgggtctgaaaagtgaagccaatgctgaGGAGCCTTAAATCTGTACTCtctctaatggccagcagggggcaactccactggctccaaaaagaagtgggattgtatggaagtctattcattacctcagtaaacacttctCTAATGAGTTTATGATCTCAGTTgttagtttcaagtcttcttcaacacagcaccatgttcattttgtaaattatacTCCCATTTAGAGGAATATAGACAAGAATGATTTAGGGTGGCGCGACCTGGGTGACAGCCTccaaaccaagatggcggcgcccaTTAAGCCACattcaaggcttcaaaacggaGGCCCACAAACCAGCAGGTGACGTCAgggtggctacatccacttcttatacACAATCTGtgatacagacatgagagtggtgtcagtCAAcacatctaactcttggcaaacTGGCGAATAAACTCAATCCCTAAAATATCAAACCTCTTTTAagcagcgaggaggaggaggatggaatAGAGTGCACAGCTGAGGAAAGCCCTGTTCTTGGTAATATAAGTGCaagtgattttttaaaatcaaatactCTTGTCACTTTGCACAATTGGACTTTCGATTGTGCTCATAGTCAGTGGGAACTGTCGTAGCAACTGTCGTGTTCAAGCAGAGTGAAAATCTACTGATTCCTCTGTGGCTCAGGACTGACTGAAGacttaaaaaaattcaaatagaCTTGTTCCACACCCTTGCTCAACAATCTTACCTACAGTAGGCTATGAGGTACCAGATGGCCCCAAAGAAGAGCCATGTGACAGCGTAGGCCATGACGAAGACAAAGAGCGAGCAGCGCCAGTTGAGGTCCACCAGCGTGGTGAAGATGTCAGTCAGGTAGCGGTAAGTCTCCCGCATGTTACCGTGCTGCACATTGCAGCGCCCGTTCTTCTCCACATAGCGCTGTCTCTTACGCCGGGTCCGGGCTGGTGTAGGGATGGGGTGACAGGGCACCAGGTGAGacaggggagggaggaaagagagggagagtttgagtaaaaaaagagaagacaatATGTGAGGCTGATAAATGGGAGATCTTCCTCTAGTGGAAAATAGAAGCATGTATGAGTTTAGATGCTTTTCTATGCTTTAAACTAGGTTGAAGATGAGTTGTCTTATTTTCATAACCCTCAGTTACAAGAAACCCCTTCAAAACCTCTTAGAAAACTTCTACAAGGCTGCCTTTCtaaatttctaaaatgttttgcTGCTGGAAGATCCAACTCTGACTGTAGTGTTAAATGAAGGCACGTAGTGAAACAGGAAGGTGTCAGGAGACAAAACTACTTAGAGAGATGCCGCGTGTCCCAGAGGAAAGTCAGGCTGGTGAAGAAGGGATACCAGAAATGCGAAGAGACaggtgagggaaaaaaagagaggagatgaagcacGACGGGACAACGTCATCAAACGCTCGGAGAAGAAAAGCTACAAGATCAGACTTCAGTTAATGTACAAtccagaaaacagctgatggTGTTTGTTCTTTGTAGAGAGTCTATTCACTGTGGGTGCACCCAGCTAGAACTTAGATTATGACACAGGCAGGGTGCAAAACTATTGACAACAACAATGGATATCAATCAGTGTGCGTCACACCCTATAGAGCCATATGTGaatgtttaaaggaatagtttagcCCAAATTGTCGGTCTCTCTTAGTCTTTTCTGCCTTTAGATTTCTCGCTGTACGGAGATATTTTCGGCCACACTGATgactctggaaaaaaaaagtgtttgctCTTTGAGAAAATGACACCAAACCTGGCATCTGCTACTGATGTTTTTGAAAGATCCACTCTAGCATAACTGTAAAACTGTCCCGTTTTGTGCTTTTGCAGGTGGTGTTCTGCGACAATGAGCGTCCAATTCTTTAATTAACCACTTTTAGGTTTTAGGGCTGATTCACAGCTGACAGGAGAGAAACTGGAGCAAGAAGAAGAGCAGAACTACTGGAGACGCCTAATGAAAAAACGGGAAAGACTGTCAAAATCACTGAGGGATGAAGCAAGGTCCAAATCAGAGGAGATTCACAACCATCGCAAGACAGatggggaggagaaggaggtgcGTACGTCCAGTCAATGcgcagcatgtgtgtgtggagtgagGAGAAAATGTTGATCTGGATTCCAGAGTCAGTCAATAGCTCCCAAGTATTCAGTAATGATGTGCTTGCAGCCTTCATTGACTTTTCTCCTGACGTAAATGGAGCGAACAGAAAGCAGCCAtaacatgaaacatttatttcatcagtAAATATTCCATCAAGGACAGGAAGTCACATGGAGAGTCACTCACCCCAGCCGAatctccccctctccttctccgTCCCCTGGGGCTTCTTCCTGGTCTGATTGGCTTTGGCCTCCCGCTCAGCCAGCTTGGCCTGGAATGACCTGTTGACCTTGGCCGAGGGCGGAGGGGACGGCGCCGTCTCTGTGGTGACGACGTGGCCCAGCTCCTCCGATAGGTTGAAGACTCCGGTGGAGGCGGTGGCCTCTGTGGCCACCTCCACTTCTTCCCCTTCCCCCTTGTCCTCCACAGGGAGCGAGAGGGAGTCCGGGCGGGAGGGGAAGACCGAGTTCTCCAGCGCcatggcctgtgtgtgtgtgtgtgtgtatatgtgtgtgtgtgtgtggcaagtGTATTAGCGTTTTATTGATATCCTCCCTATGGCAGACTCTGTGCAGTGGCTATTGATTGGACCATTTGTTTGCTTGGCTGAAGCCTGGAATATAGAAGGAGAAGACAATGATCTGTCACAATTACTCACTAACAAATGATGCTGAAAACAAATAGGAGCTACTTTCCAAcctctttctccttttaaactcttacttttgtcttttctgcaaaaacaacaaggcCTGCGTTGCTTGCCATACAGGTTTAACTTCCTGTCTCTGCCCgtttcatcatttcatcccTTTTAAAAGCGCAATGAAGCACAAAAAATGAAGAAGGAAATCCCAGTGTTGTAGATGAATCTTGCACTGTTTTGTGAGCCTTTGGAACGAGACGTGAAGGGAGAACAGATTTTGCCTTCGAATCCTGGAGCCTAATCCTGGAGCACAGTGTGGAATATGCACATCAGGGCCACTTTTACTGGTTTGCATGTTTCATAAAGCACcttagggtgtgtgtgtgcgcgtgtgtgtggtCCATGCGTGTGTGTTGTATAAGTGCTGTGTTAAATGTGGTTGATTTATGCTAAAGGCCCGCTGAGATTTCTTACATAAGTCTAATACAAGTCTAAGAAGTgagttaaatataaatgtggaCACTGAGAATATGTGCACAGTAAAATGGAGTCCTAGCCCTCTGTTGCCTTGGCTGATGTGCGTCTGTTTGGACAATTGGCGGACGGACGCAAGAGGAGACTGATGGTGACAATCAAGATGACGCACGACGCCTGATGGATGGCTCAGAAATAGGCTCTATTAAAGGGCGTCTGTCCGCCAGCCAATAGGCTACAGAAACCAAAAGGCTAAGCTGGTGGATTAATGTCAGACAGCTACGGATGAAAACAGTCTTACCTGCTCAGCGTAGCAACTTGTAGACGTGGTAGACTTGATGTTTTATCATAAGAAAAGCGAAAATCGGGTCCAAGAACGAACCGCAGTTGGCAGCCTTGGTCCAATGACTCCCATTTCTGGTGTTTACCAGCGACGCAGCATCAGTTCACTCCTGTTCGCTTTTCCAGGAAAACAAAGACCACCTCGATCCGATCCCACCACTCAGCAttcacagtaaataaataataataataaaagaaaagagcgAGCGCCTCGTCCGCTCGATGATCAAGCATAAAAATGACATCTGCGTGTAAAAATCAGCAACGTTTGCAGGACATGTGTCGGGCAGTGGACATGCGAAATGGAGGCAACAGGATAACCCGGCAGCGCGGAGAGCTCCATCATCTGTGCCTCTGATGGAGTCAGTCAGGTGTGGAGCCACTGAGCGGCGGAGGATGCTGTCATCAGCCCAGCCCCTACCggccctgcctgcctgcctgcctgcctgcctcacaCTCTCCTCACCCCTTACAGCAGAAGGGACAgtcctctcccccctcttcctcctctcctgccagACCCTCAGCatctgcacacactgcacacacgaGGAAACGCAACGGCCTTTCTGCGAAATGATCATGTAATAACATAGACATCTCGCGTTTGTATAGAAAATAACTGACAATACAATTTAAGCTCGCTTATTTTTATTTAGGGcaattttatttctgtatttttggcagtgaaaatgaatgggatTATCATTCAGACTCCTTAAAACCTGACGGATTTTATTTatggagctgttttttttttttttcattaatggAGCAACGTATCGTGATATCAGACA
Protein-coding sequences here:
- the kcnj9 gene encoding G protein-activated inward rectifier potassium channel 3 gives rise to the protein MALENSVFPSRPDSLSLPVEDKGEGEEVEVATEATASTGVFNLSEELGHVVTTETAPSPPPSAKVNRSFQAKLAEREAKANQTRKKPQGTEKERGRFGWARTRRKRQRYVEKNGRCNVQHGNMRETYRYLTDIFTTLVDLNWRCSLFVFVMAYAVTWLFFGAIWYLIAYCRGDLDHLEDETWTPCVNNVNGFISAFLFSIETETTIGYGHRVITDQCPVGTMLLLLQAILGSMVNAFMVGCMFVKISQPNKRAETLVFSKHAVISLRDDKLCLMFRVGDLRSSHIVGANMRAKLIKSKQTQEGEFIPLDQTDISVGFETGDDRLFLVSPLVISHEIDTHSPFWDMSQAQLEKEDFEIVVILEGMVEATGMTCQARSSYLAEEVLWGHRFSPMMLLAEGFFDIDYGAFHHTFEVDTPSCSARELSLAAARLDAHLYWSISSRLDEEPTLANQAAKQPDSGSANSKGGEPTFIVGEMTDIQEQTGLGELNGSVATDQSESEA